ttttaaaaaaagttattattatgCAGTAATTCAAACATTGAAGAgtacagaataataaaaaatttccaTTATTTAATATCCAGTGTAGATTCTAACATTTTTCATAATTACTCTagtctaaaagaaataaaactatattaaTACTACAGAAATCTTTTTTGTATCCCTCCCCATTTCGTTCTTAACTCTGTCTCCAGAGTTCATCTTAAAGATGGTGTGTGTCCTTCTTGTCTATGCTTTTAGATTTTTACTGAATATGTATATACCCATAAGCACTATAATGGTTCtcttttgtgtttaaatttttaatgtaagtgGTATTATATATATTCTGCAACGAGCTCTTTCActcacttatattttaaaatctcttcatTTTGGTACATATAAATCACATTTATTCACTTTCAGCTGCTATCTCTCAAACATAGTATGACCAGGTTACAATacatctatttcctttttttaattaacatttattttttatgttttctatagtACATATAGTAGTTcagtaaacattcatgtacagacTCCTTGTGTACATAATATGTACTTAAATGAGCAATTTCTGGGTAGTAGGATAAACACATGTCTGGAATGGTTTTAGCAATTTCTACTTCCACCAGCAGCATGTCCTAGTTCTCTTTATtgaacatttgtatttttttcttgccaaCAGACTTTGTTAATTTATCTTTTGGGTCAGTTAACTTTCatgggccttagttttctcatctgtaaattgttGGTGATGAATCACATCAGTGGTTTACAAACTGCTGCTGAACCCCTTGCTTCAAGGTGAAAGAAGCAGACATGACAATGGAACTCTACTTGATAGAGGCCTGACTGTACAGGTTTCCTCACCCCCACCATGACGTTGGGGCTTGGAATCCCTAGGACTCAAAGTATAGTGTGACTAGACCAGAGAGACTATCCAGAGTCTTTTTTAGCTCTAAAATAACAATGTTCTTATAATTTGAAGTAAAAAATTGCAGTACTGAGATATATCAGTAAGCATCCTTTAAGAGATTCTTTTAGGCttctatttttgaaaacaaataacatcattaaaaagctatttttttattccctttctaGAAGAATCAAAAGAATCTGTTGCTgatgaagaagaggaagacagtGATGACGATATTGAACCTATTGCTGAATTTAGGTTTGTGCCTAGTGATAGATCAGCCTGTGAGTATTCTGTGGAGTTGATTCTCTTCCCTTTAAGTACGAAGCATTCCCtcatccctccccccacacacttAGCTTTACCCTCATTACCTCTGTTCTGttgctttttcttcattttagcaTCTGTAATATCATTGAGGACCAGATAACTATTAATATAAAGATTGTGAATGAAGTGATAGTACAGTAGATGCCATGTTGCCTGGTATGTTTTGTGAGTGAAGGAATATGTTAGTTTTATGGACTTGATGCTGTTGACTGTGAATCTCACTGGATAGAGGACAGAGGACTCATGGCATTTCCAAAGTGGAAGATGCCAGGATAGCTGGAAAGAGCCCTGCCAGCTGAGGGGCTTCACCCTGAGGCCAGTGGTCTGAcacttttttttagaaaaatccaGCCAGGCATGAAGGGATGTCAATAATGTTTCAAAATGAACTCTTATTATTTTGTGGTGTGTCCATTGCTATCAAGCACTTTTCAAGATTGATTCTCCTTGGAATTTGGGGTTTTATAAATGTTGTGACCCTAGTATACCTCTTGTCTACTCATTAAATTTATTTGCCCTGAtggttattttattaaatttttattgtacattggtcagaaaaaaattaattaggaatttttaatttacttgttcAGTGGAGGCCATGTTCACTGCAATGTGTGAATGCCAGGCTTTGCATCCAGATCCTGAGGATGAAGATTCAGATGATTACGATGGAGAAGAATACGATGTGGAAGCACATGGTTAGTGAAGtggatttttttaagtgtttgtgtatgtgtttcaTTTTAAGCATCTATTTGTATAGGATATGGGATTATAGTTCTTTATATCTCTAAGTATCCATATAGCTTGGTTTTTAATTAAAGCGAATGGCACAATTCATGTCTAAGCCAAATTAGAAAATTTCATGGGTTTCCGAGGCTTGAGAGCAAAAAATAGACATTATTCAGGGGAGAAAGTGGATAGAGataaatggaaggaaagaaaatgataggATAGCTGGTAGTCGGGAGAGTCTTTTAAGTTGATCAAGTTGCTCTCAGAAAACAAACCTTCTCTCTCCATTGCTTGGAACCTGTATCATCTACATCTTTAACATATTCCATCAAACACCTCATTGCCAAAGTAATTTCTTTTTCCCAGAACCATACTTGATTTATCTAAGAATATCTCCCTTTACCTCCCCAGAGCATAATGCAGTCACTAGCTTGGTGTAGAGTCTTGTTACTTGAGGTGCCtgctgttctcttttctttttcccactggTCTCATGTATACAAGTTTGGCTCTCTAAAGCGTTTTCCTCCATATGTACCACTTCCTGGCCTGAGAACACTCATTTCTGGGATTCCCCTTTATATATCTAAATGCATTCTCATCTTTGCTGAGATTTTggggtaattaaaattttttttaaataaatttatttgttttggctgcatcgggtcttcgttgatgcacgtgggctttctctagttgcggcgagtgggagctgctcttcattggggtgcgcgagcttctcattgcagtggcttcttctgttgcggagcactggctctaggcgtgcgggctcggtagttgtggctcacgggctctagagcacaggctcagtagttgtggcacacaggcttagttgctccacggcatgtgggatcttcccggaccagggctcaaacccgtgtcccctgcattagcaggcggattcttaaccactgtgccaccagggaagtcccaatttaatttttttaatcctgtACTTTACAGAATTtctgatgtttttaaaattaattaattaacttttggctgcgttgggtcttagttgtggtgtgtgggcttttctctagttgtggcgcgtgggcttctctcttgttgtggcacacaggctccagagtgcactgGCTCATTAGTTGCAGTGCAcgagctctctagttgaggcatgcgggctctctagttgtggggtgcaggctcagtagttgcagtgcatggacttagttaccctgcggtatatgggatcttagttccctgaccagggatcgaaccagcgtCCTCTGcgttgcaagatggattcttaaccactggaccaccagggaagtcctcagaatttctgattttttaaaaggagcatGTATTTTAATCAGTAAAAAACACTCATGTGTAAAATTCCCACCTTGGGATAATCCAAGACTCCCTAACCTTAGGAACACCCTCTTTTCCTTCTAGTCTCTGGACATTTGATTCTTTGGGAATTGCTGTTTACTGGCTTGTTATGTCTTGGAATCCCTTCTCATCATAGAGAGTAGAGACATTTTCTTTGTATCTCTGTCTTCAACAGATGGCTGATATATGTATGTTAAATGAATGTTGAGTGTTTTCCTGGGAGccttttttcattttagcttACTTTCAGTAAGTACATtattgattatctttttttttctaattgttttttagtagcttaaaagctttttatttatttagaacaaGGGCAGGGGGACATCCCTACATTTTATACCTATGAAGAAGGATTATCCCATTTAACAGCAGAAGGCCAAGCCACACTGGAGAGATTAGAAGGAATGCTTTCTCAGTCTGTGAGCAGCCAGTATAACATGGCTGGAGTCCGGACAGAAGATTCAATAAGAGATTATGAAGGTGAGTACACAGAATTAACTCTTTATAGCATAGGAAGCAAACATAGAATTACATAGAATGGGAATTctatgtaaaaaattttttttaacttttttccctAACTACAAAGATAATCTATGTTCAtagtcaaaaaatttttaatgggcacaggcaaagaagaaatgaaaaatcaagTAGAATTCTAATTGAGAGACATCTGTTACTTTCCTGCTGCATATCTTTCCagtctttttgtttgcttgcttatgTAAGTGTATGTGCAGGCACACGTTGATgctgccattttaattttttaaatgaattcctGCATGATTATGTGCAAAACTAGTCAGTTGATTAAGAGGGCTAGACAGCATTCAGGAAACTTGGGTTTTCTTTTAGTGACAGACATTTGAACCTTACACTAGTGGCTTTAACTGTTTGTTTCATTTGTCTCATATTTGTAAGccactttgtaaatattttacctACTAGACTGGTTCCCTTTTCTACGTGTCCTATTTCAATTAGAATCTTAACGTATTTCTTTTGACTTAGCCTTTACCATTTTTTCCCTTATCCAGTCCAATACTGAGTTCTATGGATTTTTGACTTAGCCTTTACCATTTTTTCCCTTATCCAGTCCAATACTGAGTTCTATGGATTTTTGACTTAGCCTTTACCATTTTTTCCCTTATCCAGTCCAATACTGAGTTCTATGGATTTTTCCTTTCAATGACTTTTCAGATCTCTTTGCTATAATTACTGCTGTCCTTCACACCTAGGCCCTTTTCTTCTCACACTGGATTTACAATAGTAAATTTTTTGCCTCAGTCATTCCTTCCTCCAGCTCATTGTACCATATTAATCTTCTGAGAACACTGTGTGTCATCCCTGTATAAGGATGTCCCCTCAGTGATTGTCTGATACTCACCATATGAAGTTCAAACTCTTCTCTCTGACTCTGAAGAGACAGCTGTGTCTCTGCCCCACTTGTCTTCAGTCTTGTTCCTACTACCCTCAATAAAATTTAGATAGTGCTCTTATTTGCCAGGTCCtgattcaagcacattatatatatttgcTCATTGAATCCTTCCAAGAACCCTCTGGTAGATGCtgttatgatccccattttacagatgaagaaactgaggcacagaaaggtcacATAACTTGATTGAGggcacatagctagtaagtggtaagaggattaaatgaactaatatgCAAAaacaatatgccaggcactgttgtgagcatttcttgcatcttatATGTATTCATTTCAGTATTTTATGTTGCTGCGCAGTCTTAATACTTCTAATTTTTAGTGATGCAGAGTGTTCTTAAAGAGGGTTaccatagtttttcttttattggtaCATTTAAGTTTCTCTCATAATGTTGTGATCAGTATCTCCATGCACATAGCATTCTGACCTGGGGGTCCTGAAGTTCTGGGATATTTAATTTGGAAAAACTTAGGTTTTGGGTCACACTGTTTTTCCTTATGTCTCCTCTCCATTTTAAGCCCTAGATGGTGAGCCTCCAACACAGACTTCAGGGTGAGATGGCTCAGGTGATGTCTAGTGCTCTGCCAAACTCTTAGCTGAAAGAATTCAAGATAttactttttttattataatgattAACTGAAGAGTACCCTTGGACATTGAAAAATCTTTCATCACtgaaggttttttgttgtttttaattgtaaaattccTTATTTGATGCTTTGTAGCAAGTGATTTTAAGGTCACAAACACTTGTTGCTAAAGTGAGATTTGTGGACTTGTATTCCTAAGCCTCATTAGTGTATGGAGACTTGCCTATATATAAAACTTCTTCAGCCTGTACCATTCTCTATCTTCTAAAGTCCTGGGTACCCATATCACTcttttgccatttatttatttgacctgtgcattttctttttttttttttttttttgctgtacgcgggcctctcactgctgtggcctctcccgttgcggagcacaggctccggacacataggccccgcggccatggctcgcgggcccagccgctccgcggcatgtgggatcctccgggatcggggcacgaacccgtgtcccctgcatcggcaggcggactctcaaccactgcgccaccagggaggccctgcattttcttttttttaatttatttttaaaataaaaattgtatatattcaaggtgtacaacatgatgtttAGATATATACAAGGTGAAATTTCTACTGCTGGCATTTCAGTgctttgtgtgtttatttatgtAAGAGGTGTTTGTTGAGCTACAGTGCCAGGTACAGAGAATACAGGAGTGCTCAAGAGAGATGCGGTTATATCTATCAATGACAATCTagtggagagaaaaataaattaactaattaggtagttatagtacattgtgatacAGCATTGAGATATAGGGGAGACTTGAGGAAGTGTGGAATCAGAGACTGGGCCTGTCACTCAGCTTGGATAGTCAGGGAGAGATTCAAACTTCATGGAGTAAGTGACATTTAAGCCAGAAtctaaagatgaataaaaatgaaccAAGTGAAGAGGGATTGCATACAGTTTGGGGAGAGAGGCAGGTAAAGGGATCAGTCATGTGCAAAGGTTGAAGAGACCATTTAGCTTTGGGGAATTGAAAGTTCATATGTCTGGAACTCTGAGTGTGAAGGGTAGTTATTATAGCAACAGATAAAGGTGGAGTAGTGAACTGGGCTGTATATTAAAGGAACTTGAAAGCTGTGTTAACGAATTTCAACTTATGCGTAGGTCATTGGGAAACCATTGAAGAATTTTAGTTTGATTAGTGTTTCAGAAGATGACTTTGGCTATGATACAAAAAATGAATTGCAGAGGGAAATActagaggaaagaagagaaacccTGTTAAGTACTTTATGATTTAAATTAGATAAGAGATAGTGGCCTAAATTACGGAGTGGCAGTGCACGTCAAAAGACAACAGattatgctccgcaacaggagaggccacagcagtgagaagcccacgtaccaccaaaaaaaaaaagacaacagattTGAGAGATATTTAACAGATAGAAGCAACAGAAGTTAGAGGCATGGTAGGGGTTTCTGGGTTGGGCAGGTAAAAGGTATCCTTTTGCAAGACTCTTTGGAGAGAGAAGCATTTTCTACGTGGAAAGATGATGAATTAAGTGTTGTTTTTGCATGCCCTGCTGGATATCAAGGTGGTGGTGTGCCAGTGGGCTGCGGGCAGAAGCCAGTCTGTGGTGGGCTAAAGAGTTGAGGGGTGAGTGGGAAGTGAAGAAGTGGAGAAAGCAGCTTTAGGCAACTCTTTCCagagggcctttttttttttcttgtcctcccccctcctttttttttcaatgagataagaaaaagagataaataagaaCCTCGCTCTACTTATTTAGTCTTCTCTCCTGAATTATGTTGTAAGCTTATGAAGATAGGACTTCATATCATAAAGTCACACAGTAAACACCTAGCACTGTTCTGTGAAGAGAGAACAATGGATGCTTACTGCATTTGAAAGTCCCTACCTAGTGTTCTTTCAGTGTTCAGGTTGAGAATTGCGaagtaaatgttaaatatatagaCTAATTTTAACTTGGCCTAAATCCACAGgtggcatttttctttctcagtttgtTCCTTGgtacttttaattttcaaaagagaaagaaactgcaACTCCTACAAGCAGGGAGCACTAGCTTCCTTCTGGTCTAACTATGAGCTGAATCTTTACCTATCTGAAGTGCTTAGTAGACTGTTGCTCAGTGGTTAATTTTTTCTTCAGATGGGATGGAGGTAGATACTACACCAACAGTTGCTGGACAGTTTGAGGATGCAGATGTTGATCACTGAAAATGATTGATGCTGCTTTAGGGTGAGTAGTTTATTTTCTCCCTTGTCACTGAACATGAAAATCATGtgaaataattgatttttattttcataattgagGAGAACTCTATAAAATTAGCAGTTGTGGAGAAATGTTAGTTATCCatttatgaaattatttaaaattgtgtAGGTTTTTTCCCTAAGAAATCAAGACCTGCCAACATGGTGGTGTTcaggttaacatttattgagcacttattacatGCCAAGCACTATGCTAGGCATTGAGAGTACATGGAAGAATAAGACATACCCATCTTCAGTGAATCAGGAGAAGGACATTACCCTTTGTTCAGAAACAAAGATCTCCCTGGTTGGCTCAGGTGGGAACAACAGAGCCTGAGGTCATGTCCTGCTCTGCTCAGTCACCTTTTCCCACTTGTGATGTTTGAAACCTTAACATACTCATCaaaaaacacaaagcagagaTTTGCTGCAACTCACTACTTTTCAGTTGAGGGAGGAAGTAGAAGTCATTCCAACCTGAGTTTAAGCCTTGAATCATAATCTTGTATCAGTTTCCCTCGTTTTGAATGTAATGGAGGACCAAGGTCCTGGGCACTTCAGTGTTAAAGGCTGATTTGCCAAACCATATCAAGTCCACATACAGTTGCCCAAAAGCTATCATTTCCCAAGTTGCTTCATTCCTGCTTTTCTTGAGGGACATGAGTTCACTGCCAATTTTCTCTCCTCTGACACACTCTCATGAGCTTTGCCTGAAGTTTGTTCCTGACTGTTTACTTGTTACATGCTactctgagaaataaattgtCCTTTGTCAGTTTGAGTATCTCAACTATATGTTAAATACTAGCTGAAGGTCGTATAGCTAGTTTATATCATACTGAGCTAGGATTAGCAATTAGCAACGCTTCCTTTAAaaactctaagatcaggaataccctggcagtccagcagttggGACTCTGTGTTTTCAccgccgagggcctgggtttgatcctgtccgggaactaagatcccacaagctgtacagcatggccaaaaaaaaaagaaaaaaacctcttaaGATTTTTACACTGTTAAATTGTTGTTCCACTGTCCCCTTTACAATGTCCTTCTACTGCTGACCTTAGAGCATTTTCTTGAATACTAGCTGTTTTCCATTCTTTGAGTACTTATACCCAGGTCCTTTGTTTCATTAAAGCATATAGTAATAACATGGCAAGATTTATGTATTTTGGCTTTGAGTTTTATACCATTGTCAGTCATCCAATTAGGTTGTAAGATCCCTTGTTTTTCAAGTTCCATTTACCTTCCAGATTATTGCCATTGTGAATATAGCATCGCTTCTTATAGTAACCATGAATTGTGATAATGgatctctgccttcctcttagATGCCAGTGGAACTATTAGAAAATAATCTTAAGAGTTCTGTGATTTAATatctctttctttaaatatttatttccacaaCATTTACTTCTGTCATTGGTAGCCATATAGTCTAAAATCAGCAATGTCTCCTCTGCAGTTAGCTAAAATCATGTGTTCACGTTGCTGGAGCTCTGTTAACATTAATTTTCAGATCTCACAGTTCCAGATGTCAGTATTTCACTATTCTCCTTCATGGGAAATCTTTCAGTACCAATATAAGTCTTCTTCCCTTATTTCTCAGATTCTTATTTATTACATTCTTTACAGCATATGGGTTTTTTCAGTAACTTATATTGAAACTGGAAAACAGATGTTTTGATCTGGCTTTAACATATTTCTTCTTGAAAACAGACTATTCAGAGAACACCAACTACTCTACTAATAAGATTGAGAAACTTATTTGGTATGTCACTAATGGTTACACAAATGGCATGTTACAGCATTTTCCTGGCGAGGATTCTTTGTAATGCAATTTTATGGTGAAATAACTGTAAAATAGCCCAAACTTTCTAATGAGCTGATGATTTGTTTTCCGTTCATTTTGTGCTACAGCTGGAGGAGAGAGATACTTTATTCATAAAGTTTATATAAGTTCTTCATCTGGATAATTGACCTCAATTCCAAACAATGTCTgtaaatttttaatcatttaaaattacatttgctTTTGAGGAGTGAACAAGGAATAATTAGAGTGTGTATGCAactattaaaaatttcaagataATGGAACTAGGACCTCTCAGTGCATGAGATAGGGTGGAGGGGAAGGCACATGAATAGTGGAATCACAACTCTACCACGTACCAGCTGTGTGCCTTTGGACAGGCGTATAACTTCTCTAATTCTCAGTTACCTCTTCTGAAAAATGAGGATGATAGTAAATACCTGGCAGGATTGTTGCAAAGACTGAGATATAATATATCTAAGTCCCTGGCACTCTTgactaggcatttaataaattagctattattattataaacacTGTAAaccttttgtttttcagattctgctCATAACTGTAGGAGAGAACTTGGTGCCTCTTCCACTGTGGAGTGGGTATTGATGAAagtctttttccttctccaaaaCTTACCTGAACCAGTTCTTTCTTGAGACAGATTATACTGAGACAACAAGTTGTCGCCAGCACAAGAAACTATGACCTTTATTAACAAAGGTGAATTAACTTAACCAAGAGGGTATTTGTAGTTTATCATTTACTCCAAAACTTTGTGTCTAGGTGTACCCTCTGTAGGCTTATAATTCCTGCCTTCACTATATGCATCCTCATAACCTAGCAGGACTACATGGTGGAAATGCACTGGCACTTGAAGGTGTAGGTAGACTGCATGGGAAAGAGGGGCTGAATACAAGATATACACCTTAGGGCCTAAGAATAACCTCactccttaaaaaaagaaaaacagagatctCAGATAAATCCTGGCCTATGCACAGTCTCCGCAGGAATaaaggtctttttctttttactaattGGGAACCCAGATTAATTAACTCTAGGGAGCCTCTTCAGAAACAGCCCAGCCACACATACTACCACTAGCACAAGTGCTTTTGCCTAGCCTTTGCTCCTTTCACCATGtttcaccagtctgttctcttatAACCTCTTAGGTTATATCCTTTCATTCCCAACCTCTTAGGTCAGTTTCTGTAAAAGAACAAGTGAAATTGGGGTGAAGTTCTCAAAGTACTTCAGATAATTGTTTTGTCTTTGTAATAGCTTAACAAATAAATCTAGGTTTTCTATATTATTGtgctcttattcttttttttttaattaatttttattggagtatggttgctttacactgttgtgttagcctccactgcacaacagaATGAATcggccatacacatacagatatcccctcccttttggacttccctcccattttcaTTCTTGACTAAAACCATTAATGagaaatgtttcttaaaaaattagtgTTGGCAAAAACTGAGACTCTTGTTGGTCTTATTTTTGTTTGACTTTTGTTGGGAATATGAACATGAAATAAGTAAGAAAATGTATAGTTAGAGCTTCAGGCAAATGTTTAGTAGGGCAAGGTCATAACACATTTCAAAGGGATTTCTGCTTCCACTTGAATCAGGAGTAATTTCTCAGGGCATACTTTTCAACTCTCAGTTTCCTATTTTCACAGACACCTGGATAGTTATCAGGATGATTTGTAATTACAGGTTTATACTTGGACTTTATGACCTTAAAAATAGGTTAGGAAAGCTATTCACAGTTACTTGCCTAATTAGTGACTAGTGTGTCACCACTAAGCCCAGTGTTCTTTTCAGCACTTTTACTTGGTTTCCCTCATCTTGCATGGTAGACTGAAAAAAACGAATATTCTTTTTCCTGACCAGACTCTCATAaatactgaatttgttacaacaaacaaataataaaggtCGCTTGGAAATGGGAACTGAAATTTACTGAGACCTCTGTACTGTTCTGGGTTCTTTACATGCATTATGCGTATAATATTCTTAACCACCTTATGAGGTATAGGTGCTTTTATGAtcccactttagagatgaggaaactgagttacaGGGAGAGGTAAAGTAACGCTTGAGGTCACATAGATAGGGAGCTGTGATTTTTAAGCCTATGCTCCCAAATACCATTCAGCCTTACCATCTACCACCAGCTGAAAGGaagcacattttctttttactgcAGGGTTTTCAGTGTTAAAATTTCAATAGACAGCACAGGAAGTTCGCAAATTTCTCTGCTACCAATCTCAGCAGCACTCATAATTCTATGCTAGAcgtttatccattcttcagtaAGCAGTCCGGGTACTCTTATGGGCTAATCTTAGCAATTCtatttgaattcctttttaaaGTCATGCTTACATACTTGTAATCATGACTTCTGGTGAAACATAAAGTGCTCTTTGATAACATATCAACAAAATGTTGAGATTCTGTGCACTGTGTTTCCTGTAGGCACTGCTGCGGTCAGCCTGGTATTGTGGATAATGCAGTCAGCTAAGATGCAGGAGACCAAGCATTTAGTTCTGACTTGGCAGACAagatatttaacctctctggacctacTTCCTCATCTTTGTAAAATGAGAGGACTAGACTTTCAAAGtctaaatgactttaaaatagtCAACTGTAACATTCTGTAATAGTCGGCAGGTGTACCCATAGCTTtgagaaaataagagaagaaaagatcaggtcacacgttttaaaaataaaattcataatgaTCAGCAAGCCAACATTTCTTGATTCTATTTGAACTTAATTTTAGGGTTGTTGGaattgttttgtttactgcttcTTGGTGTAgaggaaattttaagaaaagacatAGACGTTCTCCCCCCATAGCTAGGGTTAGTGGTCGTCTGATCTAAGTTc
This region of Mesoplodon densirostris isolate mMesDen1 chromosome 7, mMesDen1 primary haplotype, whole genome shotgun sequence genomic DNA includes:
- the CLNS1A gene encoding methylosome subunit pICln isoform X2; amino-acid sequence: MSFLKSFPPPGSAEGLRQQQPDTEAVLNGKSLGTGTLYIAESRLSWLDGSGLGFSLEYPTISLHAVSRDLNAYPREHLYVMVNAKFGEESKESVADEEEEDSDDDIEPIAEFRFVPSDRSALEAMFTAMCECQALHPDPEDEDSDDYDGEEYDVEAHDGMEVDTTPTVAGQFEDADVDH
- the CLNS1A gene encoding methylosome subunit pICln isoform X1 yields the protein MSFLKSFPPPGSAEGLRQQQPDTEAVLNGKSLGTGTLYIAESRLSWLDGSGLGFSLEYPTISLHAVSRDLNAYPREHLYVMVNAKFGEESKESVADEEEEDSDDDIEPIAEFRFVPSDRSALEAMFTAMCECQALHPDPEDEDSDDYDGEEYDVEAHEQGQGDIPTFYTYEEGLSHLTAEGQATLERLEGMLSQSVSSQYNMAGVRTEDSIRDYEDGMEVDTTPTVAGQFEDADVDH